The Vibrio echinoideorum DNA window CAATGGTGACAGAGTTTTTCTCTTTTTACTGCCCACACTGTAATAGCTTTGAGCCTATCATCCAGCAGTTAAAACAGCAGCTTCCTAAAGACGCTAAGCTACAGAAGAACCATGTTTCATTCATGGGTGGCAATATGGGCCTGCCAATGAGCAAAGCTTACGCAACCATGATCGCATTAAAAGTTGAAGATAAAATGGTGCCAGTGATGTTTAACCGCATCCACACTATGAACAAGCCACCAAGAGATGAAGCAGAACTGCGTCAAATCTTCTTAGACGAAGGTGTTGATGCTAAGAAATTCGACGCGGCATACAATGGTTTTGCGGTAGATTCGATGGTTCG harbors:
- a CDS encoding thiol:disulfide interchange protein DsbA/DsbL, producing the protein MKKLFAFFSLIMLSLSAHAAKFNEGEHYKVLDLEASKKPMVTEFFSFYCPHCNSFEPIIQQLKQQLPKDAKLQKNHVSFMGGNMGLPMSKAYATMIALKVEDKMVPVMFNRIHTMNKPPRDEAELRQIFLDEGVDAKKFDAAYNGFAVDSMVRRFDKAFKDSGLSGVPAVVVNNRYLIDAQGINSLDEYFELVNFLLKK